The Rhodothermus marinus DSM 4252 DNA segment CTGCAGGAACTGGAACGCCAGGAGGATCCCGCTCCTTCGTCCGACTCCGTCCGTTTTTAACAGCCACTCGCTGCAGAATTCACGGGGGCCAAACGTGGCCGTCCGGCGTGCGTTGTAGTTTCCGGGAGCCTTTTCAAAACAGGAAAACAATCGGTTAAGCACTCATGAGCCAGCCACAGGAAAAATACCGGGTCACGATTGCCTACGGCGACGGGATCGGTCCGGAAATCATGCGGGCCACGCTGGCCGTGCTCGAAGCGGCCGGGGCTCCGCTGGAATACGACGTCATCGAAATCGGCGAAAAAGTCTATCGCCAGGGCATTACGTCCGGCATCCCGGACGAAGCCTGGGAGGTGCTGCGCCGCAACCGGGTCTTCCTTAAGGCGCCGATCACCACGCCGCAGGGTGGCGGCTACAAGAGCCTGAACGTAACGATCCGCAAGGCACTGGGGTTGTTCGCCAACATCCGCCCCACCAAGTCGCTGCATCCTTACGTCGAGACGCCCTACCCCGACATCGACCTGGTGATCGTCCGCGAAAACGAAGAAGATCTGTACGCGGCCATCGAGCACCGGCAAACCACCGAGGTGGTGCAGGCGCTCAAGCTGGTCACGCGCCCGGGCAGCGAGGGCATCATCCGCTACGCCTTCGAATATGCCCGCGCCTACGGCCGTCGGAAGGTCACCTGCATGTCGAAAGACAACATTCTGAAGCTGACCGACGGCCTGTTCCACAAAATCTTTGAGGAGATCGCCGCCGAGTACCCGGACATCGAAGCCGAGCATCGCATCATCGACATCGGCGCGGCGCTTGTGGCCGCCCGGCCGGAGACGCTCGACGTGATCGTCACGCTGAACCTGTACGGCGACATTCTGTCGGACATTGCCGCGCAGGTGGCCGGTTCGGTGGGACTGGGCGGTTCGGCCAACGTGGGCACGCACGCGGCCATGTTCGAGGCCATCCACGGCTCGGCGCCCGACATTGCCGGCAAGGACATCGCCAACCCGTCGGGCCTGCTCAACGCCGCCGTTATGATGCTCGTGCATCTGGGGCTGGCCGACATCGCCGCCCGGATCGAAAACGCCTGGCTGCGCACGATCGAGGACGGCATCCACACGGCCGACATCTACCGTCCGGGCAAAAGCAAAAAGAAAGTCGGTACGCAGGCGTTCGCCGAGGCCGTCATCGCCCGGCTGGGTCAGGAGCCCCAGCATCTGAAGCCGGTCCACTTCCGCAAACCGGGCGTCTCCGTCGAGATTCGTCCCACGCCGCGCCAGCCCAAGCAGCTCGTGGGCGTGGACGTGTTCATCGACTGGGACGAGGCCGGACGCGATCCGAACGTACTGGGGCGAAAGCTCGAAGCCCTGGCCGGCGAGGCCTTCCGCCTGCGCGTGATCACCAACCGGGGCGTAAAGGTCTATCCCGGCGGCCTGCCCGAGACGTTCTGCACGGACCACTGGCGCTGCCGCTTCGTGGCGGCCGAAGAAGGAGGTACGGTCACGCCTGCCCAGATTCTGGAACTGCTGCGCCGCATTCACGAAGCCGGCCTGGAGTTCATCAAGACCGAGCACCTGTACACGTTCGACGGGCAGCGCGGCTTTTCGCTGGCCCAGGCGGAGTGATGCGAGTTCCCGGGCATCATGGCGCGCGGCATCCCCTGCGCCCCGTCCCCGACTGAAAGCCCGAACGCCTCCCGGCACCGGATCGGGTTCGGCCCGTGCGGGGGAACGCCATCCGATCCCGGCTTCTTTCCATCAGGACGCAGCCGACGTTATGCTTCGCGCAGCAAAGCGAGGGCGCGGTCCGGATAGTCCGTGATCAGGCCGTCCACGCCCAGACGCAAAAGGCGCTGCATATCGCGCACGCGGTTGACGGTCCAGGGAATCAGGCGCATGCCGCGGGCGTGGACCTCGGCCACCAGCTTTGCCGTGATCAGGCGATAGTCGGGGCCGTACACCTCCGGCACGAACCCCAGCCGCGCCAGCTGGTCTGCCAGCGGCCGGCGATCGTGGTGCTCCACCAGCAGCGACAGCGCCAGCTCCGGAAACAGTCGCCGGGCCACCTGCAGCACGCGCACGTCGAACGACATCAGGGTGGTTCGCGCCGTCACGCCACAGGCTGCCACGACGGCCTGCACCCGCCGCACGAACGTCTCCGGATCGGGCTGATACTTCCCCTCCCACTCCGGCCGCGACTTGATCTCGATGCTGTAGCGCACCGGTGGGCGGCCCAGTTCGGCCGCGTACGCCTCAGACCAACGCAGCACATCTTCCAGCCGGGGTTTGGGAGCGGGCACCGGCTCCTGCTGCGGAAAGCGCGGATGCCGTCGGCTGCCGCAGTCGAAGCGGGCGATCTCCGCGTAGGTCATCCGGTACAGGTTGTAGCGCCGGAAGGGCCGTACGGGACGCCCGGACGGCTCCCGGCACAGCGTGGCGGAAAACCAGGGCTCATGCGATACGACCACCGTGCCGTCGCCCGCAATCACCACATCCATCTCCAGCGCATCCACCCCCAGCTCAATGGCCCGGGCAAAAGCCGGCCACGTGTTCTCCGGGCGCAACCCTCTGGCTCCTCGGTGCCCCAGAATGTCCGGCCGCGCCCGCGTTTCTGTGAAGCCTGTCTCCATTTCGCGCAAATGCAAATTTGCCAGAACTTTCCCCTCTCAAAAAATGAGAACTTTTTTCATCTTATG contains these protein-coding regions:
- a CDS encoding glycerophosphodiester phosphodiesterase gives rise to the protein METGFTETRARPDILGHRGARGLRPENTWPAFARAIELGVDALEMDVVIAGDGTVVVSHEPWFSATLCREPSGRPVRPFRRYNLYRMTYAEIARFDCGSRRHPRFPQQEPVPAPKPRLEDVLRWSEAYAAELGRPPVRYSIEIKSRPEWEGKYQPDPETFVRRVQAVVAACGVTARTTLMSFDVRVLQVARRLFPELALSLLVEHHDRRPLADQLARLGFVPEVYGPDYRLITAKLVAEVHARGMRLIPWTVNRVRDMQRLLRLGVDGLITDYPDRALALLREA
- a CDS encoding NADP-dependent isocitrate dehydrogenase yields the protein MSQPQEKYRVTIAYGDGIGPEIMRATLAVLEAAGAPLEYDVIEIGEKVYRQGITSGIPDEAWEVLRRNRVFLKAPITTPQGGGYKSLNVTIRKALGLFANIRPTKSLHPYVETPYPDIDLVIVRENEEDLYAAIEHRQTTEVVQALKLVTRPGSEGIIRYAFEYARAYGRRKVTCMSKDNILKLTDGLFHKIFEEIAAEYPDIEAEHRIIDIGAALVAARPETLDVIVTLNLYGDILSDIAAQVAGSVGLGGSANVGTHAAMFEAIHGSAPDIAGKDIANPSGLLNAAVMMLVHLGLADIAARIENAWLRTIEDGIHTADIYRPGKSKKKVGTQAFAEAVIARLGQEPQHLKPVHFRKPGVSVEIRPTPRQPKQLVGVDVFIDWDEAGRDPNVLGRKLEALAGEAFRLRVITNRGVKVYPGGLPETFCTDHWRCRFVAAEEGGTVTPAQILELLRRIHEAGLEFIKTEHLYTFDGQRGFSLAQAE